One Branchiostoma floridae strain S238N-H82 chromosome 1, Bfl_VNyyK, whole genome shotgun sequence genomic region harbors:
- the LOC118418162 gene encoding polycystic kidney disease and receptor for egg jelly-related protein-like isoform X2 produces the protein MTTLPIMPYETMIPRYCPDVLPQDSLIVRLWVWATDGRLVAEMNITEALSEGEAASPDDVIAIISRSEMKDLGTIQDVATFVTLASAKNLTLASKATAAKTLQASADALKNMTESGSSMSVEEVNILTCTMFTGMTHMLEDSSNVSSNAEDTEKVQQIVSAVYNTMDTLAETYLDNLMAEESQGTTVVFQLPKLHLKVQKGGCEEGRRKILVVQDLVVVTPPFHDLSSGCHENDIVGLVLTEANFNPLQYAGNSQEIRSEVVSMTVRVGGEIKPVDHLPDPIDMIIRRDEQDVASTMFTHVGRIDSDSDTAVAEFRPQKSGTALSIHLDVEQTPEPRDIRLVLLNISSAPIPENYDNINFTTVLPVPQNELFTLPVLYNGTEVNLTASPYSWLILPEEGPIMDYQNATNTSYYLYILYDTKDVISRAKVTSKFTVSILETACVYFGEESQQWLSDGCKVGPLSNTTHIHCQCDHLTKFSGFVPPNPLRFDKVFSASITENPVGLIAVLTVFGLFVMGCLLGRKADRADLQKIGVTIPTGLRLNSDPENHYVITIYTGYRAGAGTTAQVSIVLFGFMDESEPLHLCDDRRVLFQSGSEDSFLVSTERRLGPLTHVHVWHNNAGFSPGWFLSRVVVKHVRSGHQDYFICNKWLALEEGDGRINRMVFVASPEEMANISNLIMSRMSKDAHDGHLYYSMVGRPARSSFSRVQRLTCCMCTVYCTMVTNIMFFGQGDKFDPPEPIRFMGVEFQLPISLPEIMISVQSAALILPVMSVIVFLYRNASPRPPKASPKALTEPHVVYRGQRSGTTSVLQPEEDSSDKPTRTPSQPVKGAVALPSSLAERRPTVRHLRPTPTRTDPGAIEVMMQERSSGSSDMNIKPKAGFKLPWWASRLAGALAWSVSFVAAFFVVLYSLSFSRAKAEAWLITFVTSFATDMFLLQPVKLMAAAVGIVLLFRKPANDDDLPPTAITDDEKCLDILPQHLPSDKMGTKLPSDDVLAEDRARRLRKKKVRSALKEVLLYGMFVCVLMLTSFGERSSHAFHMNKAINGFVVDGTEGAAFSEISDVTSFWQWVDTTLIPATHSPPWYNRRASNHTLHLPDHMTHLIVPLRFRQVRMKQEQQCTIPDTMENVSASCLDGYSVLNADTSNYNGSWDAAIEPNYDNSTAQSPWHFTYGNVTDEFSITGRVSMATEMTTFRLHHKDQVALLVLRVTMAFFMLYYLIVAVMNFNTRPLQYLTEAGSWLEIFIIFSTAATLSLYFRAQGVIDDISGHGHEDHVFESYHKAATWYQMYTYSLSFLICCSLIKLIRLLRFNNHVYSLMNTMIKTAKPLFNFLIMASIIFTAFALAANLTLGLNLMEYSTLLATYESLFGMMLGSFTFERLQEGSALFGPALFVFFQCTIQFFLLTMFMSIIMDVYSESREVVNPDQLEIMQFVEDEATEAINKLRSFAKTQKECQPDLEKIPRMTLQEQIQNAMVEMEKQNAMEEVEKHQRPRERRIHFLGNDDVYVRK, from the exons ATGACTACATTGCCAATAATGCCTTATGAAACAATG ATTCCACGATACTGTCCAGACGTCCTACCACAAGATTCCCTCATCGTGCGACTTTGGGTCTGGGCAACTGATGGGCGACTGGTGGCAGAGATGAACATTACAGAAGCTTTGTCA gAAGGAGAAGCAGCTTCTCCTGATGATGTTATTGCGATAATCTCCAGATCTGAGATGAAAGACCTGGGTACAATCCAAGACGTTGCAACGTTCGTGACTCTGGCTTCTGCCAAGAATTTGACTTTAGCATCTAAG GCTACGGCCGCAAAGACACTTCAGGCATCGGCGGATGCATTGAAGAATATGACAGAATCTGGATCATCCATGTCAGTGGAAGAAGTAAACATTCTGACATGTACCATGTTTACAG GAATGACCCACATGTTGGAAGACTCATCGAATGTGTCTTCCAATGCCGAAGACACCGAGAAG GTCCAACAAATTGTCAGCGCTGTGTACAACACAATGGACACCCTAGCAGAGACGTATCTTGATAACCTCATGGCCGAGGAGAGTCAGGGAACAACGGTGGTTTTTCAACTGCCAAAGCTTCACTTAAAAGTACAGAAAGGAGGATGTGAAGAAGGGCGTAGGAAGATACTTGTTGTGCAAGATTTGGTGGTGGTTACTCCACCATTCCATGACCTGTCTTCAGGCTGccatgaaaatgacattgtagGTCTTGTG CTGACAGAGGCTAACTTCAACCCTTTGCAATACGCTGGTAACTCACAAGAGATCCGGTCCGAGGTTGTGAGTATGACAGTCCGTGTTGGAGGTGAGATCAAACCTGTCGACCATCTCCCCGACCCCATCGACATGATCATCCGCCGGGATGAGCAGGATGTGGCCAGCACCATGTTCACTCATGTCGGCAGGATTGACTCCGATAGTGACACTGCT GTTGCAGAATTTCGCCCGCAGAAGTCCGGAACTGCACTCAGCATCCACCTGGACGTTGAGCAAACCCCAGAACCACGAGATATTCGTCTAGTTCTGCTAAACATATCATCAGCTCCGATTCCAGAAAACTATGACAACATCAACTTCACAACTGTTCTGCCTGTGCCGCAGAATGAGTTGTTCACCCTACCTGTGCTGTACAATGGCACGGAGGTCAACCTAACGGCCAGTCCCTACTCCTGGCTGATACTCCCTGAAGAGGGACCTATAATGGACTACCAGAACGCGACCAACACTTCCTACtatttat ATATACTCTACGATACCAAAGATGTCATTTCCAGAGCCAAAGTGACGAGCAAGTTTACAGTCAGCATTCTGGAGACTGCCTGCGTGTACTTTGGAGAAGAGTCGCAGCAGTGGCTGAGCGATGGATGCAAG GTGGGTCCACTGTCAAATACCACCCACATCCACTGCCAATGTGACCACCTGACCAAGTTTTCTGGATTCGTGCCCCCAAACCCACTGCGATTTGACAAAGTGTTCAGTGCCAGTATTACTGAAAACCCTGTTGGACTTATCGCCGTCCTCACAGTTTTTGGACTGTTTGTAATGGGCTGCCTTCTGGGGAGGAAGGCCGACAGGGCGGATCTTCAGAAA ATTGGTGTTACCATACCGACCGGTCTCCGGCTGAACTCTGATCCTGAAAAccattacgtcataacgatctACACAGGGTACAGAGCAGGTGCTGGGACTACTGCACAG GTTTCCATCGTCCTGTTTGGTTTTATGGATGAGAGCGAGCCCCTCCACCTGTGTGACGACAGGCGGGTGCTGTTCCAGAGTGGCAGCGAGGACTCCTTCCTGGTGTCCACGGAGAGACGTCTGGGCCCGCTCACACACGTCCATGTCTGGCACAACAACGCTGGCTTCAGCCCTGGATG GTTTCTCAGCAGGGTCGTGGTGAAACATGTACGTTCTGGTCACCAAGACTACTTCATCTGCAACAA GTGGCTCGCATTGGAAGAAGGTGATGGCAGAATCAACCGTATGGTTTTTGTCGCGAGTCCAGAAGAGATGGCCAACATATCAAACCTGATAATGAGCAGGATGTCAAA AGACGCCCATGATGGCCACCTTTACTACTCCATGGTCGGCCGTCCCGCCCGCAGCAGCTTCAGCCGTGTGCAGCGCCTGACGTGCTGTATGTGCACGGTGTACTGCACCATGGTcaccaacatcatgttctttgGACAGGGAGACAAGTTTGACCCACCAGAACCCATCAGGTTCATGGGCGTGGAGTTCCAACTCCCGATCAGCTTACCTGAG ATAATGATCAGCGTTCAAAGCGCTGCACTGATCCTACCCGTGATGTCTGTCATCGTGTTCCTGTACAGGAACGCATCACCTCGGCCGCCAAAGGCCTCACCTAAAGCACTCACAGAGCCACACG TGGTTTACCGTGGACAAAGGTCTGGCACAACCTCGGTTCTTCAGCCAGAAGAAGATTCATCTGACAAACCAACCAGGACACCCTCACAGCCTGTGAAAGGTGCAGTTGCCCTGCCATCCAGCCTGGCCGAGAGGCGTCCCACTGTTCGCCACCTCCGCCCAACTCCGACTAGGACTGACCCGGGGGCAATCGAGGTCATGATGCAGGAGAGATCCTCTGGGTCTTCAG aTATGAACATAAAACCAAAGGCTGGATTCAAATTACCGTGGTGGGCATCGAGGCTAG CCGGAGCACTAGCGTGGTCTGTGAGCTTTGTGGCAGCGTTCTTCGTCGTGCTGTACTCTTTGTCGTTCAGCCGTGCCAAGGCCGAGGCCTGGCTCATCACTTTTGTCACGTCGTTTGCAACAGACATGTTCCTACTGCAACCTGTCAAGCTGATGGCGGCTGCTGTTGGCATTGTCCTGTTATTCAGG AAACCCGCGAATGATGACGACCTGCCACCAACTGCGATCACTGATGACGAAAAGTGCCTTGACATTTTGCCTCAACAC cTACCTTCTGATAAAATGGGTACCAAGCTGCCCAGTGATGATGTCCTTGCTGAGGACAGGGCACGCCGACTTCGGAAGAAAAAGGTCCGCAGCGCCCTGAAAGAGGTCCTGCTGTACGGCATGTTCGTGTGCGTTCTCATGTTGACGTCCTTTGGCGAGCGAAGCAGTCATGCGTTCCACATGAACAAGGCTATCAATGGTTTTGTCGTGGATGGCACTGAAGGCGCTGCATTCTCTGAG ATATCAGACGTGACTTCATTTTGGCAGTGGGTGGACACCACCCTGATCCCTGCTACCCACTCCCCACCATGGTACAACCGTCGGGCAAGTAACCATACTCTGCACCTTCCTGATCACATGACACACCTCATTGTTCCACTACGGTTCCGCCAAGTCCGCATGAAACAAG AACAACAATGCACCATTCCGGACACCATGGAGAATGTATCAGCCAGCTGCCTCGATGGCTACTCTGTACTTAACGCTGATACTTCCAATTACAACGGCAGCTGGGATGCGGCAATTGAACCAAATTATGACAACAGCACAGCGCAGTCCCCATGGCATTTCACATACGGAAACGTGACTGATG AGTTTAGCATCACAGGACgcgtttccatggcaactgaGATGACGACCTTCAGGCTGCATCACAAGGACCAGGTGGCCCTGCTTGTCCTGCGAGTAACCATGGCATTCTTCATGCTCTACTATCTCATCGTAGCAG TGATGAACTTCAACACGCGACCACTACAGTACCTCACAGAGGCGGGGAGCTGGTTGGaaatcttcatcatcttcagcaCTGCCGCAACGCTCAGTCTGTACTTCAGAGCTCAGGGCGTCATCGACGACATTAGTGGACACGGACATGAAGACCACGTGTTTGAGAGCTACCATAAAGCAGCCACGTGGTATCAGATGTACACTTATTCACTGAgctttttaatttgttgttcCCTGATCAAGCTCATCCGCTTGCTGAGGTTCAACAATCATGTCTACAGCTTGATGAATACGATGATAAAAACAGCAAAGCCATTATTCAATTTCCTTATCATGGCAAGTATCATCTTCACGGCATTTGCTCTTGCTGCTAACCTAACCCTGGGCCTGAATTTGATGGAGTATAGCACTCTCCTGGCCACCTATGAGAGTCTGTTTGGTATGATGTTGGGGTCATTTACCTTTGAAAGGCTACAGGAGGGCTCTGCATTATTCGGACCAGCCCTGTTTGTGTTTTTCCAATGTACCATCCAGTTTTTCCTGCTCACCATGTTCATGAGTATCATCATGGATGTGTACTCTGAGTCTCGAGAGGTTGTAAATCCTGACCAGTTAGAGATCATGCAATTCGTAGAAGATGAAGCAACCGAGGCTATCAATAAGCTTAGGTCTTTTGCAAAAACACAAAAGGAATGCCAGCCAGATCTAGAAAAGATTCCTCGAATGACCCTACAAGAGCAGATACAAAATGCCATGGTAGAAATGGAGAAACAAAATGCCATGGAGGAAGTGGAGAAACATCAGCGACCAAGAGAAAGGCGCATCCATTTTCTCGGCAATGATGATGTTTATGTTCGGAAGTAA
- the LOC118418162 gene encoding polycystic kidney disease protein 1-like 2 isoform X1: MTTLPIMPYETMIPRYCPDVLPQDSLIVRLWVWATDGRLVAEMNITEALSEGEAASPDDVIAIISRSEMKDLGTIQDVATFVTLASAKNLTLASKATAAKTLQASADALKNMTESGSSMSVEEVNILTCTMFTGMTHMLEDSSNVSSNAEDTEKVQQIVSAVYNTMDTLAETYLDNLMAEESQGTTVVFQLPKLHLKVQKGGCEEGRRKILVVQDLVVVTPPFHDLSSGCHENDIVGLVLTEANFNPLQYAGNSQEIRSEVVSMTVRVGGEIKPVDHLPDPIDMIIRRDEQDVASTMFTHVGRIDSDSDTAVAEFRPQKSGTALSIHLDVEQTPEPRDIRLVLLNISSAPIPENYDNINFTTVLPVPQNELFTLPVLYNGTEVNLTASPYSWLILPEEGPIMDYQNATNTSYYLYILYDTKDVISRAKVTSKFTVSILETACVYFGEESQQWLSDGCKVGPLSNTTHIHCQCDHLTKFSGFVPPNPLRFDKVFSASITENPVGLIAVLTVFGLFVMGCLLGRKADRADLQKIGVTIPTGLRLNSDPENHYVITIYTGYRAGAGTTAQVSIVLFGFMDESEPLHLCDDRRVLFQSGSEDSFLVSTERRLGPLTHVHVWHNNAGFSPGWFLSRVVVKHVRSGHQDYFICNKWLALEEGDGRINRMVFVASPEEMANISNLIMSRMSKDAHDGHLYYSMVGRPARSSFSRVQRLTCCMCTVYCTMVTNIMFFGQGDKFDPPEPIRFMGVEFQLPISLPEIMISVQSAALILPVMSVIVFLYRNASPRPPKASPKALTEPHVVYRGQRSGTTSVLQPEEDSSDKPTRTPSQPVKGAVALPSSLAERRPTVRHLRPTPTRTDPGAIEVMMQERSSGSSDMNIKPKAGFKLPWWASRLAGALAWSVSFVAAFFVVLYSLSFSRAKAEAWLITFVTSFATDMFLLQPVKLMAAAVGIVLLFRKPANDDDLPPTAITDDEKCLDILPQHLPSDKMGTKLPSDDVLAEDRARRLRKKKVRSALKEVLLYGMFVCVLMLTSFGERSSHAFHMNKAINGFVVDGTEGAAFSEISDVTSFWQWVDTTLIPATHSPPWYNRRASNHTLHLPDHMTHLIVPLRFRQVRMKQEQQCTIPDTMENVSASCLDGYSVLNADTSNYNGSWDAAIEPNYDNSTAQSPWHFTYGNVTDGFAYIGKHGTYATGGYVATLNWTFDGSVEISTSLQSKNWLDKKTRAVFIEMTLYNPHANLFSVVVMVTEFSITGRVSMATEMTTFRLHHKDQVALLVLRVTMAFFMLYYLIVAVMNFNTRPLQYLTEAGSWLEIFIIFSTAATLSLYFRAQGVIDDISGHGHEDHVFESYHKAATWYQMYTYSLSFLICCSLIKLIRLLRFNNHVYSLMNTMIKTAKPLFNFLIMASIIFTAFALAANLTLGLNLMEYSTLLATYESLFGMMLGSFTFERLQEGSALFGPALFVFFQCTIQFFLLTMFMSIIMDVYSESREVVNPDQLEIMQFVEDEATEAINKLRSFAKTQKECQPDLEKIPRMTLQEQIQNAMVEMEKQNAMEEVEKHQRPRERRIHFLGNDDVYVRK, from the exons ATGACTACATTGCCAATAATGCCTTATGAAACAATG ATTCCACGATACTGTCCAGACGTCCTACCACAAGATTCCCTCATCGTGCGACTTTGGGTCTGGGCAACTGATGGGCGACTGGTGGCAGAGATGAACATTACAGAAGCTTTGTCA gAAGGAGAAGCAGCTTCTCCTGATGATGTTATTGCGATAATCTCCAGATCTGAGATGAAAGACCTGGGTACAATCCAAGACGTTGCAACGTTCGTGACTCTGGCTTCTGCCAAGAATTTGACTTTAGCATCTAAG GCTACGGCCGCAAAGACACTTCAGGCATCGGCGGATGCATTGAAGAATATGACAGAATCTGGATCATCCATGTCAGTGGAAGAAGTAAACATTCTGACATGTACCATGTTTACAG GAATGACCCACATGTTGGAAGACTCATCGAATGTGTCTTCCAATGCCGAAGACACCGAGAAG GTCCAACAAATTGTCAGCGCTGTGTACAACACAATGGACACCCTAGCAGAGACGTATCTTGATAACCTCATGGCCGAGGAGAGTCAGGGAACAACGGTGGTTTTTCAACTGCCAAAGCTTCACTTAAAAGTACAGAAAGGAGGATGTGAAGAAGGGCGTAGGAAGATACTTGTTGTGCAAGATTTGGTGGTGGTTACTCCACCATTCCATGACCTGTCTTCAGGCTGccatgaaaatgacattgtagGTCTTGTG CTGACAGAGGCTAACTTCAACCCTTTGCAATACGCTGGTAACTCACAAGAGATCCGGTCCGAGGTTGTGAGTATGACAGTCCGTGTTGGAGGTGAGATCAAACCTGTCGACCATCTCCCCGACCCCATCGACATGATCATCCGCCGGGATGAGCAGGATGTGGCCAGCACCATGTTCACTCATGTCGGCAGGATTGACTCCGATAGTGACACTGCT GTTGCAGAATTTCGCCCGCAGAAGTCCGGAACTGCACTCAGCATCCACCTGGACGTTGAGCAAACCCCAGAACCACGAGATATTCGTCTAGTTCTGCTAAACATATCATCAGCTCCGATTCCAGAAAACTATGACAACATCAACTTCACAACTGTTCTGCCTGTGCCGCAGAATGAGTTGTTCACCCTACCTGTGCTGTACAATGGCACGGAGGTCAACCTAACGGCCAGTCCCTACTCCTGGCTGATACTCCCTGAAGAGGGACCTATAATGGACTACCAGAACGCGACCAACACTTCCTACtatttat ATATACTCTACGATACCAAAGATGTCATTTCCAGAGCCAAAGTGACGAGCAAGTTTACAGTCAGCATTCTGGAGACTGCCTGCGTGTACTTTGGAGAAGAGTCGCAGCAGTGGCTGAGCGATGGATGCAAG GTGGGTCCACTGTCAAATACCACCCACATCCACTGCCAATGTGACCACCTGACCAAGTTTTCTGGATTCGTGCCCCCAAACCCACTGCGATTTGACAAAGTGTTCAGTGCCAGTATTACTGAAAACCCTGTTGGACTTATCGCCGTCCTCACAGTTTTTGGACTGTTTGTAATGGGCTGCCTTCTGGGGAGGAAGGCCGACAGGGCGGATCTTCAGAAA ATTGGTGTTACCATACCGACCGGTCTCCGGCTGAACTCTGATCCTGAAAAccattacgtcataacgatctACACAGGGTACAGAGCAGGTGCTGGGACTACTGCACAG GTTTCCATCGTCCTGTTTGGTTTTATGGATGAGAGCGAGCCCCTCCACCTGTGTGACGACAGGCGGGTGCTGTTCCAGAGTGGCAGCGAGGACTCCTTCCTGGTGTCCACGGAGAGACGTCTGGGCCCGCTCACACACGTCCATGTCTGGCACAACAACGCTGGCTTCAGCCCTGGATG GTTTCTCAGCAGGGTCGTGGTGAAACATGTACGTTCTGGTCACCAAGACTACTTCATCTGCAACAA GTGGCTCGCATTGGAAGAAGGTGATGGCAGAATCAACCGTATGGTTTTTGTCGCGAGTCCAGAAGAGATGGCCAACATATCAAACCTGATAATGAGCAGGATGTCAAA AGACGCCCATGATGGCCACCTTTACTACTCCATGGTCGGCCGTCCCGCCCGCAGCAGCTTCAGCCGTGTGCAGCGCCTGACGTGCTGTATGTGCACGGTGTACTGCACCATGGTcaccaacatcatgttctttgGACAGGGAGACAAGTTTGACCCACCAGAACCCATCAGGTTCATGGGCGTGGAGTTCCAACTCCCGATCAGCTTACCTGAG ATAATGATCAGCGTTCAAAGCGCTGCACTGATCCTACCCGTGATGTCTGTCATCGTGTTCCTGTACAGGAACGCATCACCTCGGCCGCCAAAGGCCTCACCTAAAGCACTCACAGAGCCACACG TGGTTTACCGTGGACAAAGGTCTGGCACAACCTCGGTTCTTCAGCCAGAAGAAGATTCATCTGACAAACCAACCAGGACACCCTCACAGCCTGTGAAAGGTGCAGTTGCCCTGCCATCCAGCCTGGCCGAGAGGCGTCCCACTGTTCGCCACCTCCGCCCAACTCCGACTAGGACTGACCCGGGGGCAATCGAGGTCATGATGCAGGAGAGATCCTCTGGGTCTTCAG aTATGAACATAAAACCAAAGGCTGGATTCAAATTACCGTGGTGGGCATCGAGGCTAG CCGGAGCACTAGCGTGGTCTGTGAGCTTTGTGGCAGCGTTCTTCGTCGTGCTGTACTCTTTGTCGTTCAGCCGTGCCAAGGCCGAGGCCTGGCTCATCACTTTTGTCACGTCGTTTGCAACAGACATGTTCCTACTGCAACCTGTCAAGCTGATGGCGGCTGCTGTTGGCATTGTCCTGTTATTCAGG AAACCCGCGAATGATGACGACCTGCCACCAACTGCGATCACTGATGACGAAAAGTGCCTTGACATTTTGCCTCAACAC cTACCTTCTGATAAAATGGGTACCAAGCTGCCCAGTGATGATGTCCTTGCTGAGGACAGGGCACGCCGACTTCGGAAGAAAAAGGTCCGCAGCGCCCTGAAAGAGGTCCTGCTGTACGGCATGTTCGTGTGCGTTCTCATGTTGACGTCCTTTGGCGAGCGAAGCAGTCATGCGTTCCACATGAACAAGGCTATCAATGGTTTTGTCGTGGATGGCACTGAAGGCGCTGCATTCTCTGAG ATATCAGACGTGACTTCATTTTGGCAGTGGGTGGACACCACCCTGATCCCTGCTACCCACTCCCCACCATGGTACAACCGTCGGGCAAGTAACCATACTCTGCACCTTCCTGATCACATGACACACCTCATTGTTCCACTACGGTTCCGCCAAGTCCGCATGAAACAAG AACAACAATGCACCATTCCGGACACCATGGAGAATGTATCAGCCAGCTGCCTCGATGGCTACTCTGTACTTAACGCTGATACTTCCAATTACAACGGCAGCTGGGATGCGGCAATTGAACCAAATTATGACAACAGCACAGCGCAGTCCCCATGGCATTTCACATACGGAAACGTGACTGATG GTTTTGCATACATCGGAAAGCATGGCACCTACGCCACAGGTGGCTATGTAGCGACTCTCAACTGGACATTTGACGGGAGCGTCGAAATATCTACCAGTCTACAGAGTAAAAACTGGCTGGACAAAAAGACCCGAGCGGTCTTCATAGAGATGACGCTGTACAATCCCCATGCCAACCTGTTCTCTGTGGTCGTCATGGTAACAGAGTTTAGCATCACAGGACgcgtttccatggcaactgaGATGACGACCTTCAGGCTGCATCACAAGGACCAGGTGGCCCTGCTTGTCCTGCGAGTAACCATGGCATTCTTCATGCTCTACTATCTCATCGTAGCAG TGATGAACTTCAACACGCGACCACTACAGTACCTCACAGAGGCGGGGAGCTGGTTGGaaatcttcatcatcttcagcaCTGCCGCAACGCTCAGTCTGTACTTCAGAGCTCAGGGCGTCATCGACGACATTAGTGGACACGGACATGAAGACCACGTGTTTGAGAGCTACCATAAAGCAGCCACGTGGTATCAGATGTACACTTATTCACTGAgctttttaatttgttgttcCCTGATCAAGCTCATCCGCTTGCTGAGGTTCAACAATCATGTCTACAGCTTGATGAATACGATGATAAAAACAGCAAAGCCATTATTCAATTTCCTTATCATGGCAAGTATCATCTTCACGGCATTTGCTCTTGCTGCTAACCTAACCCTGGGCCTGAATTTGATGGAGTATAGCACTCTCCTGGCCACCTATGAGAGTCTGTTTGGTATGATGTTGGGGTCATTTACCTTTGAAAGGCTACAGGAGGGCTCTGCATTATTCGGACCAGCCCTGTTTGTGTTTTTCCAATGTACCATCCAGTTTTTCCTGCTCACCATGTTCATGAGTATCATCATGGATGTGTACTCTGAGTCTCGAGAGGTTGTAAATCCTGACCAGTTAGAGATCATGCAATTCGTAGAAGATGAAGCAACCGAGGCTATCAATAAGCTTAGGTCTTTTGCAAAAACACAAAAGGAATGCCAGCCAGATCTAGAAAAGATTCCTCGAATGACCCTACAAGAGCAGATACAAAATGCCATGGTAGAAATGGAGAAACAAAATGCCATGGAGGAAGTGGAGAAACATCAGCGACCAAGAGAAAGGCGCATCCATTTTCTCGGCAATGATGATGTTTATGTTCGGAAGTAA